The following coding sequences lie in one Deltaproteobacteria bacterium genomic window:
- the hemW gene encoding radical SAM family heme chaperone HemW yields MSGMYVHIPFCIKKCSYCDFYSVPYSRELAEKYVESLIGEIEIFACHADPRTCGALNTLYIGGGTPSCLTPDHFSRITETIVERFDLSALKEFTIEVNPGTLSAEKLSAYRDGGVNRISVGAQSFNDKYLKKLGRIHRKEDVYRTMGRVRDAGFSNVNIDLIFGIPLQREEEVVCDATEAISLSPAHISAYALSIEEGTPLFEEVRCGLETPSDDAYAQCYRTLGGLLEKQGYHHYEISNFARKDCECAHNIGYWTGEEYIAFGASASGHLKAGRPPGGLRYTNHEAIGEYIRAIERGQLPRAESMVNDVATAWKERLIMGLRLTDGICMASIEGELGEPPRSIRKSIRHLVEAKMLQKDGDVLRIPRDFIFVSNEILSRLV; encoded by the coding sequence ATGAGCGGAATGTATGTCCACATCCCCTTCTGCATCAAAAAGTGCTCCTACTGCGATTTCTATTCGGTCCCCTACTCCCGTGAACTGGCGGAAAAGTATGTGGAAAGCCTCATCGGGGAAATTGAAATCTTCGCTTGCCATGCAGACCCCCGCACCTGCGGAGCCCTAAACACCCTCTATATCGGCGGGGGGACACCATCCTGCCTTACCCCCGATCACTTCAGCAGGATCACGGAAACCATCGTGGAACGCTTCGACCTGTCGGCGCTCAAGGAATTTACCATAGAAGTAAATCCGGGAACGCTGTCAGCGGAGAAGCTCTCCGCCTACAGGGATGGGGGGGTGAACAGAATCAGCGTGGGGGCGCAATCTTTCAACGACAAGTACCTGAAAAAACTGGGAAGAATACACAGAAAGGAGGATGTCTACCGGACGATGGGGCGTGTCCGGGACGCCGGGTTTTCCAACGTAAACATCGACCTCATTTTCGGTATCCCCCTGCAAAGGGAGGAGGAGGTTGTTTGTGACGCCACGGAGGCGATTAGCCTCTCTCCCGCCCACATATCGGCCTACGCGCTGTCGATAGAGGAGGGGACGCCCCTCTTCGAGGAGGTGCGGTGCGGACTGGAAACCCCCTCTGATGATGCCTATGCACAGTGTTACCGCACCCTTGGCGGGCTTCTCGAAAAACAGGGGTACCACCACTACGAAATATCCAACTTCGCCAGGAAAGACTGCGAATGCGCGCACAACATCGGGTACTGGACGGGGGAGGAGTACATCGCATTCGGAGCGAGCGCATCGGGCCACCTGAAGGCGGGCCGCCCTCCCGGCGGGCTCCGGTACACGAACCACGAGGCCATCGGGGAATACATACGGGCGATCGAAAGGGGGCAGCTGCCGCGGGCGGAATCAATGGTAAATGACGTCGCGACGGCGTGGAAGGAGCGCCTGATAATGGGCCTCAGGCTGACAGATGGCATTTGCATGGCCTCGATAGAGGGAGAACTCGGAGAGCCGCCACGGAGCATAAGGAAGTCGATACGCCACCTCGTCGAGGCAAAGATGCTGCAAAAAGACGGCGACGTGCTGAGGATCCCCCGGGATTTCATTTTCGTCTCGAACGAGATCCTTTCCCGCCTCGTTTAG